The following coding sequences are from one Paenibacillus sp. JDR-2 window:
- a CDS encoding decaprenyl-phosphate phosphoribosyltransferase: MGKSLAQAHPGVPISLIKLLRPKQWTKNALVFAAPIFSLSLLHWSLFWQVIIGFFLFCFVSGCVYILNDFFDREADRNHPEKRYRPIASGAVNPYVALVFGFLLLTTSLTTAFIFNPLFSGLLLVYFLMNVAYSMKLKHVVIMDVMIIAFGFVLRAIGGGLMIDVPLTPWFLVCTMLLSLFLAISKRRHEIFLLQNEKEGHRKVLEKYSIQLLDQMSNIVTTATIMAYSLFTFTSGRTVQLMWTIPFVIYGVFRYLYLVHMEGKGGKPDKVLLEDKPILVTVVLYGISVILILLFLE; encoded by the coding sequence ATGGGTAAAAGCTTGGCCCAGGCCCATCCAGGCGTACCCATATCATTAATTAAGCTTCTAAGGCCCAAACAATGGACGAAGAATGCGCTGGTATTCGCAGCCCCCATATTCTCGCTCAGCTTATTGCACTGGTCGTTGTTCTGGCAGGTTATCATCGGATTCTTTCTATTCTGCTTTGTATCCGGGTGCGTGTATATCCTAAATGACTTCTTCGACAGAGAAGCCGACCGCAACCATCCGGAGAAGAGGTATAGACCTATCGCTTCGGGCGCGGTTAACCCTTATGTCGCTTTGGTCTTTGGCTTCCTGCTCCTCACGACCTCACTTACAACGGCCTTTATCTTCAACCCTCTCTTCAGCGGACTGCTTCTTGTGTACTTCCTCATGAATGTCGCTTACTCCATGAAGCTCAAACATGTCGTTATTATGGACGTTATGATTATCGCCTTCGGATTCGTGCTTCGCGCGATTGGCGGCGGATTAATGATTGATGTTCCCCTTACACCTTGGTTTCTCGTATGCACGATGCTCTTATCCCTGTTCCTTGCGATCAGCAAGCGGAGACACGAAATCTTCCTTCTTCAGAATGAGAAGGAGGGGCACCGGAAGGTGCTTGAGAAATATTCCATTCAATTGCTCGATCAGATGAGTAACATCGTTACGACGGCTACGATTATGGCTTACTCGCTGTTCACCTTCACCTCCGGCCGGACGGTCCAATTGATGTGGACGATCCCGTTCGTTATCTATGGGGTATTCCGTTATCTGTATCTCGTCCATATGGAAGGCAAGGGCGGCAAGCCGGATAAGGTGCTTCTCGAGGATAAGCCTATTCTGGTTACGGTTGTGCTCTACGGTATTTCGGTTATCTTGATTCTACTCTTCTTGGAATAA
- a CDS encoding EamA family transporter — MWNMVWILVSVIMGAAGQVLLKFGAMHPNESMSGPLRMLNLYNAGGIFLYGASALIWMFVLRKVELSYAYPFVSLAYIIVLVASYYFFGESINTYKIAGLVLIVGGIAFISRA, encoded by the coding sequence ATGTGGAATATGGTATGGATTCTGGTGTCTGTTATTATGGGTGCGGCGGGGCAGGTGCTTCTGAAGTTCGGAGCGATGCATCCGAACGAGTCGATGTCCGGACCGCTTCGCATGCTCAACCTCTATAATGCCGGCGGTATCTTCCTGTACGGGGCGAGCGCGCTCATCTGGATGTTCGTGCTGCGCAAGGTGGAGCTCAGCTACGCGTATCCGTTTGTCAGTCTGGCTTATATTATCGTGCTGGTGGCGTCTTATTATTTCTTCGGGGAATCCATCAACACGTACAAAATCGCGGGGCTTGTCCTCATCGTGGGCGGCATAGCCTTCATATCTAGAGCATAG
- a CDS encoding divergent PAP2 family protein, whose protein sequence is MPYFLAPLIGWFVSGILKFMINYIRFGKEAKQRVGNGGFPSTHTTVVTTPSMLIGLSEGFNSPMFALAVAVTFIVIIDATGLRRAVGRHAVAINIMTSDSSAIQPTKLRESMGHTRLEIIGGLVLGILLGYLLHGIAG, encoded by the coding sequence CTGCCTTATTTTCTGGCACCTCTCATCGGGTGGTTCGTATCCGGTATCTTGAAATTTATGATCAATTATATTCGCTTCGGCAAAGAAGCGAAGCAGCGCGTTGGCAACGGGGGATTCCCCAGCACGCATACGACGGTGGTCACGACGCCTTCCATGCTGATCGGCTTGTCGGAGGGCTTCAACAGCCCGATGTTCGCGCTCGCCGTTGCGGTTACGTTTATCGTCATTATAGATGCGACGGGGCTCCGGAGGGCGGTCGGGCGCCATGCGGTAGCGATTAATATCATGACATCGGATTCTTCGGCGATTCAGCCTACAAAACTACGGGAGAGCATGGGGCATACGCGGCTCGAGATCATCGGGGGTCTCGTGCTGGGCATTCTGCTCGGCTATCTTCTACATGGGATTGCGGGTTAG